A single window of Colletotrichum higginsianum IMI 349063 chromosome 8, whole genome shotgun sequence DNA harbors:
- a CDS encoding Exonuclease, giving the protein MNFLNPLKPKAAVPEMQPASDGPLVWIDCEMTGLDPDKEEIIEIFCIITTGNLQVIDPEGWGCVVHQTEERMAQMDDWCTRTHRDSGLTAAVIQSTTTAEQAAEELLAYIRKHVPKPKTALLAGNSVHADRSFLNKAPYRRVVDHLHHRILDVSSLKEAARRWCPSQVVDGAPAKQGLHQAKEDILESIDEARYYREAIFGLAWRREGDSAQETPISERDEDEAWADNLL; this is encoded by the exons ATGAACTTCCTCAATCCACTCAAACCCAAGGCGGCTGTTCCCGAGATGCAGCCTGCATCGGACGGACCCCTTGTGTGGATTGACTGTGAA ATGACGGGGCTGGACCCGGACAAGGAGGAAATCATTGAGATATTTTGCATCATCACGACCGGAAACCTGCAAGTGATCGACCCCGAGGGCTGGGGCTGCGTGGTGCACCAGACCGAGGAGCGAATGGCACAGATGGATGACTGGTGCACGCGGACGCACAGGGATAGCGGcctgacggcggcggtcaTCCAgtcgacaacgacggcggagCAGGCGGCAGAAGAGTTACTCGCCTACATCCGGAAGCACGTCCCGAAGCCCAAGACGGCGCTGTTGGCCGGCAACAGCGTGCACGCGGACCGGTCGTTCCTCAACAAGGCGCCGTACCGCAGGGTGGTCGACCATCTCCACCACCGCATTCTCGACGTCAGCTCGCtcaaggaggcggcgagaCGTTGGTGCCCGTCGCAGGTTGTGGATGGCGCTCCCGCCAAGCAGGGCCTTCACCAGGCCAAAGAGGACATCCTCGAGagcatcgacgaggccagGTATTATCGGGAGGCCATCTTCGGATTGGCATGGAGACGGGAAGGTGACAGTGCCCAGGAGACGCCCATCAGCGagcgcgacgaggacgaggcgtGGGCAGATAACCTGCTGTAG
- a CDS encoding Oxidoreductase yields MSSVKKPDSPVAVPHGQNSTPMPPEKPSMSASPPRILIIGAGSRGQAYARATETSSNGVVAAVAEPLAYKRQTFGRTYIWGSDAPHEGQQFADWAEFVAYETRRREREAAGQDVPPGVDAAFICVLDEMHRDVVVGLAPLGLHIMCEKPLATTLVDCLDMFDALKPPAGQGPKNVFSIGHVLRYSPHNMLLRKLLLEDRVIGDIINIVHTEPVGWWHFTHSYVRGNWRNEKTTAPSLLTKSCHDIDLLLWLLSAPVKAGQGSPHLPSTVSSTGSLQLFKKGRKPAAAGNATNCLTCPLGDEGCKYSAKSVYLGPDLKGLGSGNTDWPVSIVLPEIEDFPTVSERHKALAAKLAEDYDETTPQVAVASRNWFGRCVFDADNNVCDEQTVTITWDDATTAASETPKQSKSATLHMVAHTKKICERYTHIYGVDGEIHADSRTITIEDFNTGDTRSYHPTIEDAGHGGGDKGLARQFILAVDRVKNHGWTAERSQNEFIGCSLEEVIRSHAMVFAAEEARTRKRVVDWGEWWSREVVNTESG; encoded by the coding sequence ATGTCGTCCGTCAAGAAGCCGGACTCGCCTGTTGCGGTCCCTCATGGTCAGAACTCGACTCCAATGCCACCCGAGAAACCTTCCATGTCCGCTTCGCCACCTCGCATACTGATCATCGGTGCTGGCTCCCGCGGCCAGGCCTACGCTCGCGCGACCGAGACCTCCAGTAACGGCGTCGTTGCCGCTGTGGCTGAACCCCTCGCCTACAAGCGGCAGACATTCGGCAGAACCTACATATGGGGATCCGACGCTCCGCATGAAGGGCAGCAATTCGCCGACTGGGCCGAGTTTGTCGCATACGAGACACGCCGCCGCGAGAGAGAAGCTGCCGGCCAAGATGTGCCGCCAGGTGTCGATGCTGCTTTCATCTGTGTTCTTGACGAAATGCACCGCGATGTTGTCGTTGGCCTTGCGCCCCTGGGTCTGCACATTATGTGTGAGAAACCCCTGGCCACGACCCTCGTCGACTGTCTCGACATGTTCGACGCCCTCAAGCCACCTGCCGGCCAAGGTCCCAAAAACGTCTTCTCCATCGGCCATGTTCTCCGTTACAGTCCACACAATATGCTACTTCGcaagcttcttctcgaggacCGTGTCATTGGAGATATCATCAACATCGTGCACACCGAACCAGTGGGCTGGTGGCACTTCACACACTCATACGTGCGCGGCAACTGGCGAAATGAAAAGACGACGGCACCCAGTCTCTTGACCAAGAGCTGCCATGACATTGATCTGCTGTTGTGGCTGCTCAGCGCTCCTGTCAAAGCTGGGCAAGGTAGTCCTCATCTTCCGTCCACCGTATCATCAACTGGGTCCCTGCAGCTGTTCAAAAAAGGACGCAAGCCCGCCGCGGCAGGCAACGCAACCAATTGCTTGACCTGTccgctcggcgacgagggatGCAAGTACTCGGCCAAGAGCGTCTACCTTGGCCCGGATCTCAAAGGCCTCGGCTCTGGGAATACTGATTGGCCCGTCAGCATCGTGCTTCCCGAGATTGAAGATTTCCCAACCGTATCCGAAAGACACAAAGCCCTGGCTGCCAAGCTTGCCGAAGACTACGATGAGACCACCCCCCAGGTCGCGGTGGCTTCGCGCAATTGGTTCGGACGCTGCGTATTCGACGCAGACAACAACGTCTGCGACGAACAGACTGTGACCATCACTTGGGATGATGCTACAACGGCAGCCTCCGAAACACCCAAGCAGTCCAAATCAGCCACACTCCACATGGTCGCGCACACGAAGAAAATATGCGAGAGGTACACCCATATATacggcgtcgatggcgagaTCCATGCCGATTCCCGTACTATCACCATCGAGGACTTCAACACAGGTGACACACGGTCATACCACCCGACCATTGAAGACGCCGGCCATGGCGGTGGCGATAAAGGTCTCGCGCGCCAGTTCATCCTGGCGGTAGACCGAGTCAAGAACCACGGCTGGACTGCAGAGAGGTCTCAGAACGAGTTCATCGGTTGCTCTCTCGAAGAGGTCATTCGTTCGCATGCCATGGTTTTTGCGGCCGAAGAGgccaggacgaggaagagggttGTCGACTGGGGAGAATGGTGGTCGAGGGAGGTTGTTAACACAGAAAGCGGATGA
- a CDS encoding cupin domain-containing protein: MSSSGAPPAGDLPLGPVRRHITTHDANGRAVYSDAFPVEVTPDPLPNMFFHTCFTTSESPVTMDDEKDLAAYAPHHPRMPTLHLPSGSVLRVVDFGPGTGPMMHRTESCDYGIVLKGEVECHLDDGAVRTLGEGEIMIQRGTMHGWKNATDSWARVVFCLQPAEPVRVAGQVMEDDIPFMKVSADRQADFEKFKAEEAKKKAEGK; this comes from the coding sequence ATGTCGTCCTCCGGAGCTCCCCCCGCCGGAGATCTCCCCCTCGGCCCAGTCCGAAGGCACATCACCACCCACGATGCCAACGGCCGCGCTGTCTACTCGGACGCCTTCCCCGTTGAGGTGACGCCCGACCCGCTGCCCAACATGTTCTTTCACACCTGCTTCACTACCTCGGAGTCGCCCGTCACCATGGACGACGAAAAGGACCTGGCCGCCTACGCCCCGCACCACCCCCGTATGCCGACCCTGCACCTGCCCTCGGGCTCCGTCCTGCGCGTCGTCGACTTCGGCCCCGGCACCGGCCCCATGATGCACCGCACCGAGTCCTGCGACTACGGCATCGTGCTgaagggcgaggtcgagtgccacctcgacgacggcgccgtgcgcaccctcggcgagggcgagatcATGATCCAGCGCGGCACCATGCACGGCTGGAAGAACGCCACGGACAGCTGGGCCCGCGTCGTCTTCTGCCTGCAGCCCGCCGAGCCTGTGAGGGTCGCTGGCCAGGTCATGGAGGACGACATCCCCTTCATGAAGGTCTCGGCGGATAGGCAGGCCGACTTTGAAAAgttcaaggccgaggaggccaagaagaaggccgagggcaAGTAA
- a CDS encoding Transposase, which produces MPRRAALEPKPRKPQYSPEKRARIAVLSELGMSLKEISLKEEVPVSSIKGIVTRYRLQQAGRDRPRPGRPRILSDRDVKTLLRVLEEKPAVSYAELKREAGVTCATKTLVRYLQLEGIKPNKPPPGDSEEEASRMRVLADDAENDEK; this is translated from the coding sequence ATGCCTCGCCGCGCCGCTCTGGAGCCCAAGCCCCGCAAGCCGCAGTACTCCCCCGAGAAGCGCGCCCGCATCGCCGTCCTCTCGGAGCTCGGCATGTCCCTAAAGGAGATCTCgctcaaggaggaggtcCCTGTCTCCTCCATCAAAGGCATCGTCACGCGCTACCGCCTACAGCAGGCCGGCCGCGACCGCCCCCGCCCGGGCCGCCCCCGTATCCTGTCCGACAGGGACGTCAAGACCCTGCTGcgcgtcctcgaggagaagcccgCCGTCTCTTACGCCGAGCTCAagcgcgaggccggcgtcacCTGTGCCACAAAGACCCTCGTGCGCTACCTCCAGCTCGAGGGTATCAAGCCCAACAAGCCTCCCCCGGGCGACTCCGAAGAGGAGGCCTCGCGCATGCGCGTCTTGGCCGATGACGCTGAGAATGACGAGAAGTGA
- a CDS encoding Urea transport protein, protein MSRQASLPPGSSILDRLAFLPAELQVQILFEVLTVSSPCAMSLFVPDWGVCSHTASPVNAIYDLQRIDVYIKGAAGVRGRFETRVKHDDRDHIWLPLMEQANAGALVREFKRRFPAAMELALQDLEQRRLRSFEQLWPKGPDDEIGRCMAGGALVFRECDGTARGTRCDDGLDTGGPTPAEGAVLPRHMMLNGVPRDPWQQLRLRRNALTKYRLEMRIFVERGAELLAVDWAAMTLLETLFIDLRAYGRDRDGEDGIRLGAAGMGCLQLRCLVVAGLRSDARYARPAGWRACDWEADETEVDGGVNWVKVFRGAVREGGRLVFVDRRMLDISWEAWGMRAEKEGLLVLAKPEGDGEVKDQSEVVGEFRDAAYLRHVDRVLSEGK, encoded by the coding sequence ATGAGCCGCCAGGCATCACTTCCGCCGGGCTCGTCGATCCTAGATCGGCTCGCCTTCCTCCCCGCCGAACTCCAAGTCCAGATCCTCTTCGAGGTCCTCACGGTAAGCAGCCCCTGCGCCATGTCCCTCTTCGTCCCGGACTGGGGCGTCTGCTCGCACACCGCGAGCCCCGTAAACGCCATCTACGACCTGCAGCGGATCGACGTCTACATCAAAGGCGCGGCCGGCGTGAGAGGTAGGTTCGAGACCCGGGTGAAGCACGACGACCGCGACCACATATGGCTCCCGTTGATGGAGCAAGCCAACGCGGGCGCGCTGGTGAGGGAATTCAAGCGAAGGTTTCCTGCGGCGATGGAGCTGGCCCTGCAGGACCTCGAGCAGCGCCGTCTCCGGTCTTTCGAGCAGCTCTGGCCGAAGGGCCCGGACGATGAGATAGGTAGGTGCATGGCCGGCGGGGCGTTGGTGTTCCGTGAGTGCGACGGAACGGCTCGCGGGACGAGATGCGATGACGGTCTGGATACCGGAGGACCAACGCCGGCAGAAGGGGCGGTGCTGCCGCGGCATATGATGCTCAATGGCGTTCCGAGGGACCCATGGCAACAGCTCCGCCTGCGGCGGAACGCGCTCACGAAGTACAGGCTCGAAATGAGGATCTTTGTTGAACGAGGGGCGGAGCTGCTCGCGGTCGACTGGGCCGCCATGACACTGCTTGAGACGCTGTTCATCGACCTGCGGGCCTACGGGCGAGAccgggacggcgaggacggcatccGGCTCGGAGCGGCGGGGATGGGCTGTCTTCAGCTCAGGTGCCTCGTTGTCGCGGGCTTGCGGAGCGATGCTAGGTACGCGAGGCCTGCAGGCTGGCGGGCTTGCGACTGGGAGGCCGATGAGAcggaggtcgacggcggggtGAACTGGGTCAAGGTGTTTCGCGGGGCCGTGCGGGAGGGTGGGAGGCTGGTGTTCGTCGACCGGCGGATGCTGGACATCAGCTGGGAGGCGTGGGGGATGAGAGCGGAAAAGGAGGGGCTCCTGGTTCTGGCCAAGCCCGAGGGCGACGGGGAGGTCAAGGACCAGAGCGAGGTTGTCGGAGAGTTTAGAGATGCAGCGTATCTGAGGCATGTTGATAGAGTGTTGAGTGAAGGTAAGTAG